In Solanum lycopersicum chromosome 3, SLM_r2.1, the genomic stretch GGATTACAAAACCATATAccttcattaaacttggtaataTACTAAATACTCATTATAGTTTAGTACTCCCTCCGTTACAATTGAGTTTGTCGTACTTTCCTTTCTAGTCTGTTTGATaagattaaaagacattttGGTACATCCAAAAAGACTTCTTTACTGTCTTAAACTCCGAGCAAAACCAAgccagacaaacaaattgaaacggagggagtagttTATAGGAGTTGCATTAGTTTAAGTACAGAGTATTCCTCTGTTTTAAGCCTAAACTATCTATGTTTAATTGCATCTATTGTTCCTTTTTGCATGATTGGGTTTGTCTTACAGACACTATCATTGGCAACATTAGGAAGCAATATGTGGATACAAGAACACAGGCAAATTTATCTAAACTAAATGCTCATCGTCAAAAGGAGTTAGATATCGCGACAGAGGAATTATCACAAATAACAGAGAGAAGGCGAAGAATAAGTAAGCTTGTCGAATGGTTACTCTAAAATTCTGTTTCATTTTAACTTGAATTATGTCATTATGATTCATTCGATTAAATGTTTGTAGAAATGATGGAACGAATGATGGAGGCTCATATAAGTACTTCTCCTATTTGGGAGTCTAAAAGGCTTGAGGTATTATTTGGTAACATTGGTCTATGATAATCAACACAACTATACAAATAGGTTCTAAATTTACTCGTTGGCATCCAGATGATCGCGCTGAAATGGACACCAATTACAATCCTTCTTGTTGTTGCTTCTGTTCTTCTATGGACTGGCTTAATCCTCCAAGATGATTTTCGATAATGGTGAAGTGAACTTTGGACTTTCTAAAGCC encodes the following:
- the LOC101249333 gene encoding 25.3 kDa vesicle transport protein SEC22-1; amino-acid sequence: MVKVTIIGRVSDGMPLAQGPRLHEENNDVLTTYKKQAEFILKEISLQALPDNKMTILVDHHCFNYMVENGICYLTLCESSYPRKLAFHYLQDLQQEFERLDSSLVDRITKPYTFIKLDTIIGNIRKQYVDTRTQANLSKLNAHRQKELDIATEELSQITERRRRIKMMERMMEAHISTSPIWESKRLEMIALKWTPITILLVVASVLLWTGLILQDDFR